Genomic segment of Eupeodes corollae chromosome 2, idEupCoro1.1, whole genome shotgun sequence:
ATATCCACCAAGACGTGGGCAATGTCTTCAAAAACATCAACTCTGTTAGCAGCAATTCAAAGAAGTGATTTTCTGGTAAGAATCATGGTATGcgaaaaactttttagtttaacGCTACCCTTAccaattttccttcaaaatgaatgtttaaatttcgTGTCTGCAATAAATCACACGAAACAATACTTAAGTTCTCTTAAGAACATAAGAGAAACTGCCAGAGACTCTTTCAGAGACGCTTTTCAATCCGCATCACAACTTGCCAGGGATATATTTGAAGTCAGCATAACAATTCCAAGGCtttctttgaaacaaacaaCGCGCTCTAATCCAGAAACATCATGTCCAGAAGACTATTTTAGAGTTTCTATACTTATTCCCTGTCTAGATTCTCTTATACAAAATCTTACTGACAGATTTATAGTCAACGAGGACGTTTTAATATCGTTTTAAGCTCTGCTTCCAGGTTTTGCTGCCGCCAATTGAgtaaatgaaatggaaaatctAACACTCTACTTCGATAACGCAATATCCTTGTCAGCTGTTAAAACGAAGTACATACTCTGGTACGAAAAAATTTCATCGATGGATCCCTCTTTCGATGTTCTGAAACTGCTAGACATATGTGACAAGACCTACTTCAGGAGCATAAGATACTTGCTTACAATTTTGGCCACACTACCAGTTAAAACAACTGGCGTTGAAAGAACCTTTTCAACGATGAAAAGGATCAAAACAGTATCCTGAAGCGTTATGGGCCAGCCAAGACTAAGCGCACTTGCAATGCTGTCTGTTCACTCAGGTATTGATGTGGATCCAGATGAAGTGATCGACATTATGTCTAAAAAAAAGACAAGGCGTTTATTGCTGTAAAaatccaaacttttttttttaattaaataaaaaaaaaaatacaaacaagaacaaaacatttacattatatagttttttttttaaatttttgtatatagaattacttcttcaaaattgaacaagcccccccccccccttgaaCCGAAATCCTGGCTACGGGCCTGAAACAttgtgataatattttaatataggGAAAGACAATAAAGAGTATTTGAtgtaaaccttttaaaatactagtttttgtaaagacaaatttcaaatacttttcaTAGAAGGTAATAGATCTTCATGCTAATTTTGTAGTATTAATTAGGAATTTAATGTATGATTCTGTTCGGAATCTGATCTACTAGCATGTAGAATTATTTTCTATCCATCTTCCATTTTAACTAAACTGGACGATACCCGGAGATTGACTTGATGTTTATTACCCTTAATTCCAATCAATGGTAAATATGGGAGGCCCGAGATTTTTCCGTCCCGGGCCCGGAATTTCTCTCGACGACCATGCTTGAacattatataatatacatttcaaaaactaggGGATAGTACCGTGTAGACAGAAATCTATTGGTTTTTCTTTGCATGCATTTGTAGTGCAACACACATGTTGGATGTGTATGAATATTTCCGACAAAGAATTTAATTCCGCTCGAATTAAGCTTCTtcggttttgattttttatttgaaatttgctGGTGTATTTCAAATTTAGGTATTGAttgatattttaagttttaagttttacacTTTGAACGCGTTTTTTGACTCAGCGTACACTATAACCTGGGGAGTTTTCGACAGATTATAagacaaaacttttttcaactCAAGACTAGGCTAACGTGTATTTCAATATCGTCTTTAATTGTGATTTAAATAATCTCAAAAGTTCTACTACATTGCATTTAATGGCATTTGCTTGGATTAGTCCTTCGGCGCTTATTTTAACACATCTCTTCAGCCTTCTGAAAGtacaataattaaaactttttttgttgttgaaatttttaaaagtaaacgttgatttataattttctcaacatctttttttataaagctCGATTAAGGCTGAAAGTTTAAAActgtaaaaagaaaaccaattttaatttgccacatttattttctttcaaaaaataatccaagctaaatttatttcgttgatttttttatattttttgtttgaattctcatcaaaattagattttttttctttttaaatttatttttattattattattattaatctatgataaaattaaaataacaatataacgttaaattacaatttcatttcatttttcttttgtttacttATCAATTACACAGAGAACTCATTCCAttacaacaaaaattgtaatttacaacattttctttttctttcgttttcattcatatttaatttattcgcAGCACATTTACATTACATAATAATAGGATTATaaatataagaataaaatatatatgtttacataattatttatatgcatcaaaatttacataatgtgtataaatattatttagtttattttcatttcaatttatatattttattatttttaaggactaaaaaaacaaaagacaaaacatttgaatttaaaaacaaattaaattttaggcaGAACTCTcagtttaatattaattatattaataatcgtatgtttaatttaattgtgactctctaagaaaaagtaaatatttgaagaaaaaagtagaaacaaaataaattgatatgtGGAATGTGATAATATTTATAATCGatatacgtttttattttttttgtttttaaatttattttattcagttttgaaatttatttaaattgtgtgattcttaaataaatatatatgtagtaTATAGTTTTGTGCATAGAGTTACATATAACGGTAAATGTGCGTGGAAGGAAGTTATCAggataagttttagtttttagtttttgttgtttttaaagtaaGAAGCAAAAGAACAGCCAGATATATAAATAGATAGATTAAGAAATTTAACAAGAAGTTTGAAAGttaatttatatattgttttattatagattttagaagagaaatatacatatgtatggatATTGAAAGTGAATTTTGATGAAAGGGTTGCATATTTAGATAAGTTCATCGAAAGATGAATGATGGGCGAAACGGAAACgtgaagttttataaataaattttgcataTCTTAAATAGAATAAAGCACAGAATTGTTCCCatcttctaaaattaaaaacttcaattatCGAAAAAGTATCCTTTGGAATAAGTTTTAGTAAAGAATTCGGTTTTTGGGTATTTGCAAACTTCGCATTTGCAAACTTCGTTGATGGGAAAAATTCCGAGGGAAATTCTTTGACGTTACACAAAAAGTACATGAGTCGGAAACTGGTCACACGGACTCAATAAAGACGTTGATTTCAAAAGaagtttcaatttttctgtCTTATTGTCTAATTATATTATTGTTCTAGACTGAAGTTGTTAGTAATAAAACGAAAAAGGCAAAAAATGCCGTTAcactaaatcaaaaaacctaaaatgcATTGGTTTGACTTAACTCCTTTTTACCTAACGTCTCAAAGAATTAGCTCCCAATATTAACGAATTGAAAACATGAATTGAAGGATTTTTTCATAGAGCaggtgaagaagaagaaggtttaattttttgagttcGATAATTGTGTTTTCAAATAAGTAGGTTTTGAGACAACCAAAATGTGTATAAGGTAGTAACTACTTTCGCAAGGCTGTTGAAaattttcacttattttttgtatgcaatttAAGATTCATGTTAAATGCTCATGTTCCGGTCATGTCTGCACAAAATTCGCACCACTAGACTCTTAATtccatattttctttgaaaaaattcgtgAGATTTCAGGTCgatcgacaaaaataaaaaaaaattggtggtCCAACAGTTCTCCAAAAACCAAAGATTAACGTCTTACAtatcttaaccattcctgtgcgagtAATGCAAGAGATGGGGGGGGGGGGAACTACAGTTTTTGTACCGAATCCGGCAgtaagaaaatacaaacaaatttgcaCAGACAGGGATCATCTAACCCAGAATTCTGACATAACAGCCCTTAGCACTTATTATTACGTATTACCTGTCGACCGGGTACAGGGAAGTgtgatcaaattatttttaacatttgatagaATCCAATGAACCCCTCAGCACTCAAGGTGGTGTTTCCTTTGTTAGTTTTCATTACtaaagaatattgaaaaaatcaaagaaaaaaagctgaaaaattgCTGGAATCAAGGGTATCCTATCGCCATCagcgaattaaaataaaactcgatttcatttttgtttttcaaatttttgattagatattttgttttcaaaatgtattcaaaGTCGAATAAgaccaaaaccaacaaaaagaacaatttaataattgaaaGATTGATAAATAACACCATGTCCCCAAGAAGAAGCAAATCCTTTTATTTGCTGAAAATGAGCTTTCGCCTCCGTTTTACATTTCACCTATTTTCGAAATCGAAAGTGAAAATTTCCAGAGGGTTTTTATTTGCGGATTGTGCAAACTTAGGATCGCAAGGCGATTGAGTTGCAAGTATAaccgttttaaaattaaaaaaaaataataataataatagctttttaattATATAGGAGGTCAAAATAGCAGCAAAAATTTTGTCCCCCAACTAAATCGAGACTTTTACAGATTTTACGTTTGCTAATgggaatcctaaaaaaaaactgttgaacaGCAAAATAAATACCAAACTTAACATTTGAATTGATACAAATATTACTCAACGTACAACTTTGCTTTCGACGTTTTTTTCCCAAACATCGAGGTATTGTCCATCATTGGCCCTACTTTCTCCCAAAGGGTTCCAGACTTACGAATGCTGATTACAAAAAATTCTTCATCTTTTATGAACTTCtccatgtttgttttttaattttctgcttAAACTTGAGATTGAAGCGAGTCTTCATTCagtaaattctaaaatttggcATCTTCGAAAACGTTCTCTCTTCTGCTCCTATGCAGATCTTCCACCATTCTTGAAGCGTTGAAACCACTCACGACACGGTCTCACTAATAGCGTCCTCACCATACGTGCTTGAGATTGAGAGCATTCGATGACACTCAGCCAGAGTTTTCTTCATATTGGATCAAAAAAGAAGAACCTCCTGCAAATGGCGAGAATTCGGTTTGTAAACTGACATTTTCAAGTGGATACAAATTAACGATTCACACGTAAATCAATTAATGTTTGAGTGGAGTTTGTCGACGAGGTCCAAGGTAGCTGCCTCGCATCTGCGATTTGTATATTTCGACACTTACTTCCTGTTGTGGCCATCATCGGAAAACGGTGGAAGCAAAGTTGCTCactttctatatttatttattttcaattttaatggaaacaaattatgttttattttctttcaaacaaaaacctcTGGAAATCAGCTGTCAAACATCTGGAAATCTTGGaagtataatttataaatagctTTGTATTCGATAGTTGATCAAATCCAGGTGAGTTGAAAGCTCTTCGTTCACAACTTATGTCAAAGAAAAACCCTCAAGGCCCATCTTGATTGCTTCTTAAAGAATATGAATAACTCTAACCTCATAGAACTTGGGTATAATGAAAATGGGGGGGGGGGATTCAGagatgtaaaatgtaaaaaaaaaaacttttaaaaaaagatgaacgaATACATAATTTTCGGtgctaagaaaaatttaataaaaatggaatctaccaataaaataataatttaaatttcatagaaatgtttgttttttttttattttaaatttatttgttttttcttttttattttaaatatgtatttatgtatttttttattttattattattatcataaatCGGTATGCATTACAATGTTGTGTTTTAACTAAATGtgtataatgtatgtatatgatcaaaaatatacactacttttatgtatataatatatattttcttttttttatttgttgaaaatagattctgtgtttttttttaattttttcttatttactaAGTAATATTACATCCAATGTTGCACAACAGATGGCGCTTAAAGCCTTGCACGGAAAATAAAAccttgtttaaaattgaaatacatgtatatatatagttttttttgttaacattttagtTTGTTTACATGACGACGgattatgaaattttttgttttaaaatttttctcacTCTTAACTTTTCTAGTTTCAAATTTTTcgtatttattcaaattttgtgttaagttttgttctacttttatttaaaaatttaaatacgttTTTCTATCAACAAATTAACACGGTTTTGAGATGCTTGGGCGAGTGTAATTTCTCTCTTTAAAGCttaattttcgttttgttgtatttttttatttgtatgttaaatTAGTTTCatatctttttgtattttaagataaGTGTTGGAACTTGCCGTTAGATGTCGTTAAGAGACACACTATAGTTGATTTatggaaaaagaaattaaactttatgtagacttaaaaaaaaacatagtcaattaaaaaataaatatgttatgtttgtttgttgtgtatataaatatttgttttaatttttagttattgtGGCTACTTGAGTTACTGGTACGTCTTTGCTCTTGTGACGATGTTGGCATTGAGGAAGAGTTGAACTCTGATTCgatgtatacaaaataattgtaatatcATAGATCGTCTGTTGTGGTGGGATGTTCTTTTACATATTCCTTAGGAAAATACCCCACCTGAAAGGATAAATGTGGAAAAATATATTACTGTTgactttgaaacaaaattctaaTTCAATGGTTTATAATATTGAGATGAAGACCTACCGTTTCGCCTATTCGTCCTCGCCACCAGCCTTTGCTATCGCCATCCTTTCCAATCACAACAACCTGACAGCCTTGCTTAAGTTGCAATTGATTAGTGCCTTTAGGTTCGAAATCATAAATTGCTGTAGCAATGACTTCTCGAAATGGCCATAAAAGAGATTGATTCAAACTGAAaatgaatgtttcaaaaatatatttaaacaaattctattaaaattttgtttttgtgaagtTACCCAGCAAAGTTTTCTCCCAAATCATTTCGTTCATAGTAGGAGACTAATTCaacaatagttttaaaatgCCGCCTTGTTGAAAGGCAATAGACAACATGATCACCATCAGTTCCTTGATTGATTTTCATGTGTTTTATCACATTATCATCGGTTCttgaaattaaacaaagatACAAAATCAGAAGTTGAAAATAGGagttttgattataaaaaacaatctcTAGTCATACTCACTTCAAACTGACAGCATACATAGTTTCATGGGAATTTGACGCACCTTGTGGTCGAACTCTTAACAAATAAGTGCCAACTTTTCGGCCTTCGAGTCTTGAGGCAGCTGTATCTCGATCCATTGTTCCTACGAACctgttttagaaataatttgttatagaattttgaaatttaaagataGAAAAATATGTGATTTATTACCAATTAAATTCAGCTAATTGTCGATCACATACCGGAGGAGGTATACTTATAGGATTTTGTTTACAACGGCCCGTTGAAGAGATACAACCTTTATGCACAGGAATTTCACAGACTTTGCATTTATAGCCCTATGGGAATTTAAATTAGCATAGCGTCTTTTTGGTGGACTAAGTTCTTCAATTACCTGATGAATTCGACCTTTCAAAAATTTCGAACAATGTGTACACTGTACTGGAGCGTCAAATGTTGTTATTTCCATTTTATGATCTGTAGTTCGACATCCAGGTGGATCTAGGTTTTccctacaaaattaaaaaaatatgtaattagtAGTCTGAAGAATTGGATTAACCTCTTCCCCAACTCTTACATTGCTTCACTTAATGCTTTTCTCCATTTATCTCTTTCCGGTTCCGATTTCAGGTATAATGTAAATGCAGTTTTTTGCGACTTTCTTGCTAACAATAATTGATACTTAAAACGTGTATCCCTACCCAATGTTCTACGCGAATGTCCTTGTTCAACACGATAATCAGCTAAATTATGGGAATCCTTAAATGTGTATTGTGTATCACCAGTCTTTGAACTAAGTGTCTTAACTAGAATTAAAATCTTATCGAATACAAATGCATATCTAAGTTTAGTCTTTTGATCTTCATGGGCTTTAATGTGTAACTCTCCGTCCAGCAGGAGTCGACCATATTGTGCTAAATCATTGCCATCTTTAAGGCCTTGAATATCAATTATACTGtcctgaaatttaaaaacatatataaaatttgatctaaatttgttgaaagtagaatttaaagcaaattaaatACCTTGACTTTTTGTATAATAACCAAATGATCAGAATCACGCTTGACTTCGTTAATATATTGAGCAACATCAACCATTGCTTCTTTGGCACGTTCTAAACCACGAAAATCTTCGTGTACCTAGAAATTTAAGAGATttcgagttttaattttttttgttttacgaaAGCCTTTGACGCAATTAACTTGGAAATTGGGCCAAAGTTAATAACTTTTGTGAGTCGTAAGTTTAGAGTTAGTTCAGACATCTCTTTGTCTTTTGATATGATGTTCGTATCGTCAGTGTAAGAGGATAtttgacaaagtttaatgaccaTGTCAATGTCGTTAATTTTAAGGATAAAGAAGAAAGTGCCTATAGTGACTACCTTAAGGGGCACTAGAACTGGCAAAAAAAGGATTAACCATTTCAGTAAACTGGGATAGAAAATTGAGAAGAGGGGAGCTTAAATACTGTAAGTATTTTGTTAAACAGTTTCCTGAAGTCAGTTGTATTGATCTTCGATGTTGGATGAAAGATTATCATCTTTAACTCGTTTAGCAATCGAATCCGAATTATTAAGATCAATTGAGTTTAATGGTTTGATTcaagattttgttaaattaaattgagaacaaaattttgtttaataacaattgttattaacttcccataggaagttactgtaatgggtccgatttgtcaaattgttaatttttacatttctcgacgttctaaggtccctagaatcgaaataaaagatttttagaaagatgtctgtacgtgcgtgtgtaagtacgttcgtacgttcgcgacgttttttcgtcctccatagctcaagaaccagaagagatatcgatttcaaataaattttgttatacagataataaggcagaaagatgaagaaagggctcaagacaattgcgtgggtggttttttttaccatagcagtttgaaaaaaggtgaaaattttggttaaccctaaatatcttacgaaccaaaaacgctagagatttgaataaaattttatataataaactgggatgttataccaaacaagtatattttttggtaaaattccatttaacagttttttttataaatcgaaaaaaactgaaaaaaattgtcacctccaaaattttaagactaaaatatgatttcatctccaaaacaattttgtgcaacgaagaataatgatttggaaatctgataaaattttgagaaaaatcaaattgacattttttttataaaaataaaaataaaaaaaagcattgctcaaaattggtaaaaattgaatatcgatttaaatatcttttcaaaaacttgaaatttgggcttcaatcttattttatcttataagaaatactgttttcaacattttgaaaaatgttgagaaaaatcgaattaacagtttttttacaaaaaataaaatctaaaaaaaaattaacaaaagttggtaaaaaatgattttcgactaaatatctttaaaaactttcagataatagcttctaattttttcttataagaaatattgttttcaacatttgctaaattttttaaaaaattcgaatttacagcttttttacaaaaaataaaactctaaaacaaaaaaacaatactaaaacttggtaagaatttactttcgactcaaatagcttttcaaaaattaaaaatattggattcaaatttattttatttcacagaaaatattgctttcaatattcagtaatttttatataaaaatctaacagtccgttttttcgtaaaaaatagtacgcaaatttggtaaaaattgatacgagtacatatattcacaaacttttaagcaaaacaaatcgacagacgggatgggaagttatcagtgtgggtcgcatcccagcctctttttttcaaatttgatggATTGATTGAGCACACTCACTATAAGCCTTTATTTTGGCTCCTTCGGCTTCATTTGACGCTTTTGCTTTCcccatttttactaaattttatttaaaattattcaaaataaactaaaaattaaaaacaaaaccacttAAGACTCTTTGCCTGGCTGCTGCCAATCTTCACCAATCTAATTAAGccatcttttattttatgttggcACAACATGCCGGAACCATGAAACAgccatattgttttttatattttttggggTTTTTCGGTTGAAAAGACAGCGCCGGAGCATACATACATACGGTAAAATTACTACTAAAATACAATAAAGTTTGTTTGAGCTTAAATTGCGTTAGTATTTAGTTGCATGATAAATTACAtgcaaaaattattagaaaaacgAGAGGTTGGCTGTTGCACaaaaaatagattaattttTATCACATTTGACAgaataaagcaaaacaaaacaactgttCATTTCCAGAACATATTAATCGTTCTGAGTTATTTGCATTTACACTGAAATATTAGAGAATGCGCTAATCGGTTGTCGGGCAGTGTTTTTATGTCTAAGAAtctaaaaatcttataataATATAGTAAAAGTAACTTACAGGAGAAGTTTCCTTGACTAGTTTATCCAACAACAGGTGATATTTCAATATTCGCTGCATTGGCACCGAGAGGATATCTCGCAGTTGTAATTTTCCAACATTATATTCTTTTTCgcatttctatttaaaaataatatcaaataagAATTAATCAAAATCCTTATAAAGGGAAGAGAAGCAtacaaagaaaatacaaaatttacctGAACCAATTGTTCAATTAAACTATTTCGTTTACAAATATCACCCAAAGCATCAATGCCATTTATTAAATTCGAACAATATTCGCCGTATATTAGAAATGGTTctcgaaaatctaaaaacacTTGACTTAGTTTTAatttggtatttggtaaaaCTGCTTCGCGCAGTTTCTCCAAGAATTTACTATGGATATCCGCTAAATCCTAAACAAAAAAGGAGAAGAAAAAtcgttaattttgaaaattatatttttttaaaacttgatctGTTTTTACCTTAATTCttggaaatatagtttttatatcTTCAGCTGGTAGATATTTTTCCATAGGCTGCATAAATTTGTACTTAAGGGCATTTAGTACGTCTAAGTAGTTCGACTCGGTGTCGATGAGCTCTCGTATAACATAATCACGTTGTTCAAAACTTGTCGTCAGCTATAGatttatattcaaacaaaaaaggaaatattagttttgtgttataattttttaacttatttaacaaTAATGATATGActatgttttattataatagCTCTTTGCATTGGGCTTTTAAGTAACTTGCATtgaaaaatgcaacaaattcatgctttttcatttcaaaaacaaaattgaaaacttacaaaatttaacacaaagcatcaaaaataaaattttgtaaatgaatAGAAAAACAACCTATTATTGAATTCATTTCCGACGGAACGAATTCAATGATAGGTtgtttttttgtggatttttttttttaaaataaataaatacctggcttgaacgttttttgtttactaCACAGAGGTCCTGGTAGACCTCTTCTTCTTTTGTGTTTAATTCTTCAACGGTTGCATTGCACGCCGAATTGTAGGTTGTACTAATTTTCATccaaacgtttttatttttttaatttaataaattataaacaataacgTAAAATATGGgtgcaattttgtttaaaattatttatttgtatttttgttgttgattataGCACGCCACATGAATGTCAGCCAAAAGCCAAtagttttacataaaaataaataacaagaaatcgaaacaacaaataagaacaaattttcaataataataaatattaaaaaataaaataaataaacttaaaatatacaaaaatgtgcgatgcaatatatattttttttatttttttgaaaataacattaattttgaatttaaaaaaattaagaggaAGATGAAGATCAAACGATGCAGGAATTATGAAAAGAATGAAGATAAAGTCAAAAATGTTGGTGTTGAATTTGAaagcaagttaaaaaataaaattttctgaaaagtAAAGAAT
This window contains:
- the LOC129944361 gene encoding protein vav — translated: MAMANDLWRECVAWLTRCKILPVDHKANWPVSEIRVLALTLRDGVLLCNLILFLDPTCMDKGDFNRKPQMAQFLCCKNIKLFLDVCKNHFGIRESDLFEPTMLYDLTNFHRVLITLSKLSHCRKVQQLHPDIEGFNIQLSHTERSHSDEAIYKDLHSTTTYNSACNATVEELNTKEEEVYQDLCVVNKKRSSQLTTSFEQRDYVIRELIDTESNYLDVLNALKYKFMQPMEKYLPAEDIKTIFPRIKDLADIHSKFLEKLREAVLPNTKLKLSQVFLDFREPFLIYGEYCSNLINGIDALGDICKRNSLIEQLVQKCEKEYNVGKLQLRDILSVPMQRILKYHLLLDKLVKETSPVHEDFRGLERAKEAMVDVAQYINEVKRDSDHLVIIQKVKDSIIDIQGLKDGNDLAQYGRLLLDGELHIKAHEDQKTKLRYAFVFDKILILVKTLSSKTGDTQYTFKDSHNLADYRVEQGHSRRTLGRDTRFKYQLLLARKSQKTAFTLYLKSEPERDKWRKALSEAMENLDPPGCRTTDHKMEITTFDAPVQCTHCSKFLKGRIHQGYKCKVCEIPVHKGCISSTGRCKQNPISIPPPVCDRQLAEFNWFVGTMDRDTAASRLEGRKVGTYLLRVRPQGASNSHETMYAVSLKTDDNVIKHMKINQGTDGDHVVYCLSTRRHFKTIVELVSYYERNDLGENFAGLNQSLLWPFREVIATAIYDFEPKGTNQLQLKQGCQVVVIGKDGDSKGWWRGRIGETVGYFPKEYVKEHPTTTDDL